The following coding sequences are from one Rhipicephalus microplus isolate Deutch F79 chromosome 3, USDA_Rmic, whole genome shotgun sequence window:
- the LOC142803253 gene encoding uncharacterized protein LOC142803253, translating to MISLILVIATASTAFASHVPTHAVPVAAVPSTYHHVVVPAPTYVANAVPAVSHATRVTSYQTTQPGVPRTVAKVSTYTPAATAVHTAHASVPTAVASVVHHAPAYNYGYYPVHYGYTHRYNYHPLIYGYVHGLSPYGLSYGYVSPVKK from the exons CTTATCCTCGTCATCGCTACGGCCAGCACTGCCTTTGCCAGTCACGTTCCAACACACGCCGTGCCGGTGGCTGCCGTGCCCAGCACCTACCATCATGTAGTCGTTCCTGCGCCCACCTACGTGGCCAACGCAGTGCCTGCCGTGTCTCACGCCACTCGTGTGACCAGCTACCAGACCACACAACCAGGAGTGCCCCGCACCGTGGCCAAGGTGTCTACCTACACCCCCGCTGCCACAGCCGTTCACACGGCCCACGCTTCCGTTCCAACTGCGGTGGCCAGTGTCGTCCATCATGCACCGGCCTACAACTACGGCTACTATCCGGTTCACTACGGCTACACCCACCGGTACAACTACCATCCCCTGATCTACGGCTACGTTCATGGCCTCTCTCCATACGGACTCAGTTATGGCTACGTGTCGCCAGTGAAAAAAT AA